From Echinicola soli, a single genomic window includes:
- a CDS encoding DUF4837 family protein: MNKKNSLFLALFILAASILVSCQDGKNGSNSNKPKARGASGEILLVIDSVKYKGPVGDALKGIFEEDIKGLVRQETLFDMRKVDPRSMTRILKMAYNIVYVTTFDDKKAGSRMISNQFSPASKEKAAADPSLFMLRNEDEFAQGQEVVYLFGNTEEELINNLRKNKDKLQNLFEVRERNRLGDAILERTSGKVQSKGKEILGLNLKIPASYQYVKEEENFLWARQPTPTTQRADISLIFYQTDYTSEEQVFPENIIKLRDEILKTRVFGDPEKPTSYLETEKQIVPSFRNMQIDGHYAIEMRGQWKTHTISMGGSFVSYTIVDEAKGKLYYLEGFLYYPNETHKKALREIEAILMATTFPEDNSN; this comes from the coding sequence ATGAATAAGAAAAACAGTTTGTTTCTGGCCCTATTTATCTTAGCAGCAAGCATTTTGGTAAGCTGTCAGGATGGTAAAAACGGAAGTAACTCCAATAAGCCCAAAGCAAGGGGAGCCAGCGGAGAGATACTTTTGGTCATTGATTCGGTAAAATACAAGGGGCCAGTAGGTGATGCCCTAAAGGGAATCTTTGAAGAAGACATCAAAGGACTTGTCCGACAGGAAACCCTTTTCGACATGCGAAAAGTAGACCCGAGATCCATGACAAGGATCCTGAAAATGGCCTATAACATCGTGTATGTCACCACTTTTGACGACAAGAAGGCCGGCAGCCGCATGATCAGCAACCAATTCAGCCCGGCGTCCAAGGAAAAAGCTGCTGCAGATCCATCACTGTTCATGCTGAGAAACGAAGATGAATTTGCCCAAGGACAGGAAGTAGTTTACCTATTTGGCAATACCGAAGAGGAACTGATCAACAACCTGCGCAAGAACAAGGATAAACTTCAGAACCTTTTTGAAGTAAGGGAAAGAAACCGTCTGGGAGACGCCATCCTCGAACGTACCAGTGGAAAAGTACAATCCAAAGGTAAGGAAATCTTGGGACTGAATCTAAAAATCCCTGCCTCCTATCAATATGTCAAGGAAGAGGAAAACTTCCTCTGGGCAAGGCAGCCGACGCCCACCACCCAGCGGGCAGACATCAGCCTGATCTTTTATCAAACCGATTACACCTCCGAGGAACAGGTCTTTCCGGAAAACATCATCAAATTACGCGATGAAATCCTTAAAACCCGTGTCTTTGGTGATCCGGAAAAGCCAACTTCCTATTTGGAAACAGAAAAACAAATAGTACCTTCCTTCAGAAACATGCAAATCGACGGGCACTACGCCATCGAGATGCGGGGACAATGGAAAACCCACACCATCAGTATGGGCGGGTCATTCGTTTCCTACACGATAGTCGATGAAGCCAAAGGAAAACTTTATTATTTGGAAGGATTTTTATATTATCCGAATGAAACCCATAAAAAGGCCCTTCGGGAAATCGAAGCTATCTTGATGGCCACCACTTTCCCCGAGGACAACAGTAACTAA
- a CDS encoding NADP-dependent malic enzyme yields the protein MAIKIRKEDALGYHSQGSPGKIEVVPTKPLSSQLDLALAYSPGVAEPCLEIAKKKENVYKYTAKGNLVAVISNGTAVLGLGDIGPEAGKPVMEGKGVLFKKFAGIDVFDIEIDEKDPQKLIQIIKSLEPTFGGINLEDIKAPECFEIEQALKEQMQIPVMHDDQHGTAIISGAALLNALEIVDKKIEDIRLVVCGAGAAAVSCTRFYMSLGVKRENLVMVDIEGVIRTDRPNLDEIRKEFATSRAALHTLTDAMKGADVFLGLSAGNIVSPEQIKSMADNPIVFALANPTPEIDYDLATSSRDDLIMATGRSDFPNQVNNVLGFPYIFRGALDVRATAINEEMKLATAQAIAKLAKEPVPEIVNKAYGDDQLGFGRNYLIPKPLDPRLITTIAPAVAKTAMETGVAQRAITDWETYELELQERIGIDQRLMSRVIARAKKQPKRVVFAEADNTKILKAAQLINDERICDPILLGNKKTILKLIEEHSLDLSNVPIIDPYEEPERLEKFGNLLYNKRQRKGLTPFEAQKMMRDRTYFGAMMVETGEADALISGLTKDYPKTILPALHVIGVKQDVDRVAGMYIMNSDKGPYFFADTTVNVDPTADQIVEIIGLTADAVKFFDLEPKVAVLSYSNFGSAKGNTPTKTALATAKAKEKFPDLIIEGEMQANVAINEAIQKENYPFSALANKKANTLIFPNLSSGNIAYKLLAEIGNAEAIGPVLLGMNKPVHILQLGSSIREIINMVAIAVVDAQSHDNI from the coding sequence ATGGCGATTAAAATCAGAAAAGAAGATGCTTTGGGCTACCATTCCCAAGGCAGTCCAGGAAAAATCGAGGTCGTTCCGACGAAACCACTCTCCAGCCAGCTAGACCTGGCCTTGGCCTATTCACCAGGAGTGGCAGAGCCTTGTTTGGAAATCGCCAAGAAGAAAGAAAACGTCTATAAGTATACTGCAAAGGGAAACCTTGTGGCCGTGATTTCTAATGGAACTGCCGTACTGGGCCTTGGGGACATTGGGCCTGAGGCGGGCAAACCTGTCATGGAAGGAAAAGGCGTTCTTTTCAAAAAATTCGCAGGTATCGACGTTTTCGATATTGAAATCGACGAAAAAGATCCCCAGAAACTCATCCAAATCATTAAATCCCTTGAGCCTACCTTTGGTGGGATCAACTTGGAAGACATCAAGGCCCCTGAATGCTTCGAAATCGAGCAGGCGCTCAAAGAGCAAATGCAAATCCCTGTCATGCACGATGACCAGCATGGAACGGCTATCATCTCGGGAGCAGCCCTGCTAAATGCACTAGAAATCGTTGACAAAAAAATAGAGGACATTCGCTTGGTGGTTTGTGGTGCAGGTGCCGCAGCTGTTTCCTGTACCCGTTTTTATATGTCATTAGGGGTAAAAAGGGAAAATTTGGTAATGGTCGATATTGAAGGAGTTATCCGGACAGACCGGCCAAACCTTGATGAGATCAGGAAGGAATTTGCCACTTCACGGGCAGCTCTCCACACCCTTACCGATGCGATGAAAGGAGCGGATGTATTTCTGGGCCTTTCGGCAGGAAACATCGTTTCTCCTGAGCAAATCAAATCCATGGCGGACAATCCCATCGTTTTTGCGTTGGCAAATCCGACCCCGGAAATAGATTATGACCTGGCCACCTCCTCCCGTGATGACCTCATCATGGCCACAGGAAGATCTGACTTTCCCAATCAAGTAAACAATGTCCTGGGCTTTCCCTACATCTTCAGGGGAGCACTGGACGTAAGGGCGACGGCCATCAATGAAGAAATGAAGCTGGCCACTGCCCAGGCCATTGCCAAGCTGGCCAAAGAACCTGTTCCCGAAATTGTCAATAAGGCGTATGGTGATGACCAACTGGGTTTTGGAAGGAATTACCTGATTCCAAAACCATTGGATCCAAGACTGATCACCACCATCGCACCCGCCGTGGCCAAAACAGCCATGGAAACGGGCGTGGCCCAGAGGGCTATTACCGATTGGGAGACCTATGAATTGGAGCTTCAAGAAAGGATCGGCATCGATCAGCGCTTGATGTCCAGGGTGATCGCCAGGGCCAAAAAACAGCCTAAGCGCGTGGTATTTGCGGAAGCAGACAATACCAAAATCCTGAAAGCTGCCCAGCTCATCAATGATGAACGGATCTGTGATCCTATCCTGTTGGGCAATAAAAAGACCATTCTCAAGCTTATAGAGGAACATTCCCTGGACCTGAGCAATGTACCGATCATTGATCCATATGAAGAACCAGAGCGACTCGAAAAATTCGGGAACCTGCTCTATAATAAACGTCAGCGCAAAGGCCTGACACCTTTCGAGGCCCAGAAGATGATGCGTGACCGCACCTACTTTGGAGCCATGATGGTGGAGACAGGTGAAGCCGATGCCCTGATTTCCGGTCTTACCAAGGATTATCCAAAAACCATCCTTCCTGCACTGCATGTCATCGGAGTGAAGCAGGACGTGGACAGGGTAGCGGGGATGTATATCATGAATTCTGACAAAGGCCCATATTTCTTTGCTGACACCACCGTAAACGTGGATCCTACTGCTGACCAAATTGTGGAAATAATCGGGTTGACTGCCGATGCGGTAAAATTCTTCGACCTGGAGCCAAAAGTAGCGGTACTCTCCTACTCAAACTTCGGTTCGGCAAAAGGAAATACACCGACCAAAACAGCCCTGGCTACCGCCAAGGCCAAGGAAAAATTCCCCGACCTGATCATCGAAGGAGAAATGCAGGCAAATGTGGCCATCAACGAAGCCATCCAAAAGGAAAATTATCCTTTCAGTGCCCTTGCCAACAAAAAAGCAAACACGCTGATCTTCCCCAACCTCAGCTCGGGGAACATTGCCTACAAACTGTTGGCAGAAATCGGCAATGCAGAGGCCATCGGTCCGGTTTTGTTGGGGATGAACAAACCCGTTCACATCCTTCAACTGGGGAGTTCAATACGGGAAATTATCAATATGGTAGCCATTGCTGTAGTGGATGCCCAAAGTCATGACAATATATGA
- the ruvA gene encoding Holliday junction branch migration protein RuvA has translation MIDYLKGKLVVKDPTFVIIDINGIGYHVKVSLNTYSQIKDEEQVKLLTHLHIKEDAHTLYGFKEEMEKRLFLLLISISGVGPNTGLMILSSLSGGELEAAIAQEDHKTIQRVKGVGAKTAQRIVLELKDKINKDNLTESHLVSSGFIQQNQHLKEEALQALITLGFTKAVAEKNIAAVLKKSGSEISLEELIKASLRST, from the coding sequence ATGATCGATTATCTAAAAGGAAAACTGGTTGTTAAGGATCCTACCTTTGTAATAATTGACATCAACGGTATCGGTTATCACGTCAAAGTATCGTTAAACACTTATTCGCAGATCAAGGATGAGGAGCAAGTCAAGCTCCTCACCCATCTGCACATCAAAGAAGATGCACATACGCTTTACGGATTTAAGGAAGAAATGGAAAAACGGTTGTTCCTACTGCTGATTTCCATTTCGGGAGTAGGTCCAAACACCGGGCTGATGATCCTTTCTTCGCTGTCAGGAGGAGAGTTGGAAGCGGCAATTGCCCAGGAAGACCATAAGACCATCCAGCGTGTCAAAGGAGTAGGTGCAAAGACCGCCCAGCGTATTGTTTTGGAGCTAAAAGACAAGATAAACAAGGATAACCTGACCGAATCCCATCTGGTTTCCAGTGGCTTTATCCAACAAAACCAGCACCTCAAAGAAGAAGCTTTGCAAGCATTGATTACCCTGGGATTTACCAAGGCAGTGGCAGAAAAAAATATTGCCGCTGTTTTGAAAAAAAGCGGCTCAGAAATTTCGTTGGAAGAATTAATTAAAGCATCTTTAAGGTCAACCTAA
- the sov gene encoding T9SS outer membrane translocon Sov/SprA — protein sequence MDSLEERRALPSFLLWDNYRTNPLYPKQSPLDYRHSPFYNQAPQEQQVEIELDSTLQYRVYDQMDSTDVNPGYRFDFEEFSKIQELRMRQQYWRDRSKGMYGESAVSGRGLIPPITMSPTFDRLFGGSEINIVPTGYINLDFGGIFRRIDNPSIPIRQQRNGGFNFDQQIQMSVNGNLGEKMQINANFDSNNSFDFQNQLKVEYRGFEEDIIKSVEIGNVSMPVQNSLIQGSQNLFGVKTQLQFGKLFMTAVASTQRGQRDEIVIEGNGQGRPFELRASEYDDNRHFFLAHFFRENYERWLRGLPQILSGVNITRVEVYIMNRANNTETLRNFTAFMDLGEGNRIYRPGNPNIGSGTPGSPASNDANDLFDNLTANPNFRPYDQASNQIESGLGLVKGTDFVQVNGARKLADNEYTFHKELGYLSLNRKILNDEVVAVSFEYTYNGQAYKVGEMSEDYQNRPESDVLFLKLLRPARINTNVPTWDLMMKNVYSFNANQIQKEGFQLQVIYRDDRTGLDNPSLLEGQQVKDVPLVRLMGLDNLNPQNDPAPDGNFDFVPGLTILPEKGMLIFPKLEPFGQTLADNFLPNEESLKDKFVYDTLYRTTKADAELVTRLNKYYIKGSLTAGSSSEIMLPGLNISEGSVIVNAGNIPLTEGVDYTVDYNIGRVMIINEGILASGKRITISFEKADLVSFQTRSLLGTRFDYVFNNNLTLGGTFLYLNERPNITRISTGSETIKNSLWGLDLNYSEKSRWLTKLADALPFTDTKDESLVTFSGEFAHLIPGTSNQVDGEGASYIDDFETAITPFSLGGSPQNWKLSSTPKTNDNRFDMSMQTEDQLGNAYRRARLAWYNIDNVFYRRSGQGVPENITDEDRQNYYVKSFSPQEIFEGRDQDAIVLPEPLFDLAYYPSERGMYNYNPALDSEGLLPNPEDNYGGISRVITSDVDFDRTNIEYIEFWMLDPFISGPNGRVLDGVFNENNTTGGKLVFNLGEISEDVMKDGRQAFENGLPKDGDPSETTENEWGRVTNQQYLTPGFDNSPESRAFQDVGLDGLNSEQEADYFQDRFLSRLNVNGEAYEKIAADPSADTFQYYLGEELDQQNVKIQERYKYFNGMENNTPISANSNQAYTASGSNKPDNEDLNGDNTINEVENYYEYEIDLEPGGLEVGRNHVVGKSTRNVNGQDITWYQFRIPVRQPDNVQGDISGFKSLRFLRTYLTDFEQPVVLRMAQFRMVGSQWRTFRESLYERGLFEVPEPDVSNMTVGVVNIEENGQGNSRQSPYVLPPGINRDRDNTSTVERQLNEQSLSLCIDNLQSRDARAVFKNSNLDLVQYGRLKMFFHADSEDALDGELTAFLRLGTDYTDNYYEIEVPLNITPKGTRDPSQIWPSANEIDIAIEEIVGVKSARDNNQHPQNLPYTEQVRQYNVTVVGRPELNYVQGLMIGVRNPASTGSASKSICVWANELRVVDFNKSNGWAANARLNAKIADVATISSSIRHNTFGFGGLETRLSERSRESTTQYDVSANVQVDRLLPAGLNLSIPMYVSMENSTTKPQFDPLNPDVPFELALSKFRTNSEREAYRDLVLDQVKRRNISFSNVRKLPGEKKEKNHIYDLSNFSFSYAYGIVKQSNINTEDYTYESYRGNISYNYAPNPVVVEPFKNWGIFKSPHLQLIRDFNLNLAPSQVTASLDVDRKFMRTQYRNDQLTTDGVDPLFQKSFYINRFFGLNWDLTQNLSFDYRANVNAIVDEPQGDLDTETKQDSVKNNFKKLGRPTNYNHSFIANYTIPLDKVPALDWISADFRYEATYSWLTGSIGQRDTLGNVIQNTRNRTLNGKMDFVGLYNKSAKLRALNAPKRPSIPGQKENQQDSITTDGFGNGLLKFAMMLKEISGQYSITEGTFLPGYMENTGLFGLDRSFMNPGLGFLFGSQNADIRYDLANRGVMAPSSELTQAFRQNQVKNLQVQAILEPTRDFRITLDMRKRETGQYSEIFRSESETSSDYLSVNPNRLGAYNITYNMIKTTFAKDDADNNSPLFDDFESYRSVIKGRLDAFNPGGEYNINGQDVLVPAFLAAYSGKSPQEIPLNPFPKFPLPNWRVEYRGLSRLSLFEESFSSINLTHNYTSTYDVSNFSSSLLYQNGLELYNKLENYPAASMTDEYGSYIPVFILNQVVLSERFGPFIGVDILTKNRMNISFEFNKERAIGLNFSNAQVTEQKSKDFRFELGYTKSGVKIPFKIQGQQEILDNDLEIRISTSIVDTQTLQRKLEEGSTITNGNVNLQFRPSLGYIINQNLKVTFYFDRTVNDPRITTAYRRSSTAFGGQLRFNLGQ from the coding sequence ATGGATTCACTAGAAGAGCGAAGGGCGTTGCCATCTTTTCTATTATGGGACAATTACCGTACCAATCCACTCTACCCGAAGCAGAGTCCTTTGGATTACCGTCATTCACCATTTTATAATCAAGCTCCTCAAGAACAGCAAGTGGAAATCGAGCTGGATTCCACCCTGCAATACCGTGTGTATGACCAAATGGATTCCACCGATGTCAATCCTGGCTATAGGTTCGACTTTGAGGAATTTTCCAAAATCCAAGAGCTGCGGATGCGCCAGCAATATTGGCGTGACCGCTCCAAGGGCATGTACGGCGAAAGTGCCGTCAGCGGACGGGGGCTGATCCCACCTATCACCATGAGCCCTACTTTTGATCGGCTTTTTGGTGGAAGTGAAATCAATATTGTCCCCACAGGCTATATCAATTTGGACTTTGGCGGGATCTTTAGACGCATTGATAACCCTTCCATTCCCATCCGACAGCAGCGTAATGGTGGATTTAATTTTGATCAACAGATCCAGATGAGTGTCAACGGAAATTTGGGTGAAAAGATGCAGATCAATGCAAACTTTGACAGCAATAATTCCTTTGACTTCCAAAACCAACTGAAGGTCGAGTACCGGGGCTTTGAAGAGGATATAATCAAGAGCGTAGAAATCGGGAATGTCAGCATGCCTGTCCAAAACAGCCTGATTCAAGGCTCCCAGAACCTTTTCGGAGTAAAAACCCAACTTCAGTTTGGCAAGCTCTTTATGACGGCCGTCGCCTCCACTCAGCGGGGGCAGCGTGACGAAATCGTCATCGAAGGCAATGGACAGGGACGACCCTTTGAGCTCCGGGCATCCGAATACGATGACAACAGGCACTTTTTCCTGGCGCACTTTTTCCGTGAAAACTACGAACGATGGCTCCGGGGACTTCCCCAGATCCTCTCCGGGGTAAATATCACCCGGGTGGAAGTATACATCATGAACAGGGCAAACAATACCGAAACCCTAAGAAACTTCACGGCTTTCATGGACCTTGGTGAAGGGAACCGAATTTACCGGCCTGGCAATCCCAACATCGGCTCGGGCACACCCGGAAGTCCAGCTTCCAATGATGCCAACGACCTGTTCGATAACCTGACAGCCAATCCCAATTTCCGGCCATATGATCAGGCTTCCAACCAGATCGAAAGTGGCCTGGGACTGGTCAAGGGAACCGACTTCGTCCAGGTGAATGGAGCCAGAAAGCTGGCAGACAATGAATATACCTTTCATAAAGAACTCGGCTACCTGAGCCTGAACAGGAAAATCCTCAACGATGAAGTGGTGGCCGTATCCTTTGAATACACCTATAATGGACAGGCCTATAAGGTCGGGGAAATGTCCGAAGACTACCAAAACCGTCCTGAATCCGATGTGCTGTTCCTCAAGCTCCTGCGCCCTGCCCGGATCAACACGAATGTCCCCACTTGGGACTTGATGATGAAAAATGTTTACAGCTTCAATGCCAACCAAATCCAAAAGGAGGGCTTCCAGCTCCAGGTAATCTACCGGGATGACCGCACGGGTCTGGACAATCCCAGTCTATTGGAAGGGCAGCAGGTCAAGGATGTTCCTTTGGTCCGGCTGATGGGGCTCGATAACCTCAATCCACAAAATGACCCTGCACCGGACGGGAATTTCGATTTTGTTCCTGGATTGACCATTTTGCCAGAAAAGGGAATGCTGATCTTCCCCAAGCTGGAACCCTTTGGCCAGACATTGGCCGATAATTTCCTGCCCAATGAAGAAAGCTTGAAGGATAAATTCGTCTATGACACGCTATACCGTACCACCAAGGCCGATGCCGAGCTGGTCACACGACTTAACAAATATTATATCAAAGGTAGTCTGACAGCCGGATCTTCCTCAGAAATCATGCTTCCTGGCCTGAATATCTCCGAGGGATCCGTTATCGTCAATGCAGGTAATATTCCCCTGACCGAAGGGGTGGACTATACGGTGGATTATAATATTGGAAGGGTCATGATCATCAATGAGGGCATATTGGCCTCCGGCAAAAGGATTACCATCAGTTTTGAAAAAGCAGATTTGGTATCCTTCCAGACCAGAAGCCTTCTGGGGACGCGCTTTGATTATGTCTTTAATAACAACTTGACCCTTGGGGGTACCTTCCTATACCTGAATGAACGTCCCAACATCACCAGGATCAGTACGGGAAGTGAAACCATCAAAAACAGCCTTTGGGGACTTGACTTAAACTACAGTGAAAAATCAAGATGGTTGACAAAACTGGCCGATGCACTGCCCTTTACCGATACCAAAGACGAGTCTTTGGTGACCTTTAGTGGTGAATTTGCCCACCTAATTCCCGGGACTTCCAACCAAGTCGATGGGGAAGGCGCGTCCTATATCGACGACTTCGAAACGGCCATTACCCCGTTCAGCCTTGGCGGCAGCCCACAGAACTGGAAACTCTCATCCACACCAAAGACCAATGACAACAGGTTTGACATGAGCATGCAGACCGAGGACCAATTGGGCAATGCCTACCGAAGGGCGCGACTTGCATGGTACAATATTGATAACGTCTTTTACCGACGAAGTGGCCAAGGAGTGCCTGAAAACATCACTGACGAGGATCGCCAAAACTACTATGTCAAGTCCTTTTCTCCTCAGGAAATCTTCGAAGGACGTGATCAGGACGCCATTGTGCTGCCCGAGCCTTTGTTTGACCTGGCATATTATCCTTCCGAAAGAGGGATGTACAACTATAATCCCGCCCTGGACAGTGAAGGCCTCCTTCCCAATCCGGAAGACAATTATGGCGGGATCTCCAGGGTCATCACCTCTGATGTGGATTTTGACCGGACCAATATCGAATACATCGAATTCTGGATGCTGGATCCTTTCATCTCCGGGCCGAATGGGCGGGTTCTGGATGGGGTCTTCAACGAAAACAACACCACAGGGGGAAAGCTGGTCTTCAACCTTGGTGAAATTTCCGAGGACGTGATGAAAGACGGCCGCCAGGCATTTGAAAACGGCCTTCCAAAAGATGGTGATCCTTCCGAAACCACTGAAAACGAATGGGGCCGGGTCACCAACCAACAGTACCTGACACCAGGTTTTGACAATTCTCCGGAATCACGGGCATTTCAGGACGTGGGACTGGACGGGCTAAACAGCGAGCAAGAAGCGGATTACTTTCAGGACAGGTTTTTGAGCCGATTAAATGTAAATGGCGAAGCTTATGAAAAGATCGCAGCGGATCCATCAGCAGATACATTCCAGTACTACCTTGGAGAGGAACTCGACCAGCAGAACGTAAAGATCCAAGAGCGGTACAAGTACTTCAATGGTATGGAAAACAACACCCCCATTTCGGCCAATTCCAACCAAGCCTATACGGCTTCCGGCTCCAATAAACCCGACAACGAAGACCTCAATGGTGACAATACCATCAATGAGGTGGAAAACTATTATGAGTATGAAATTGACCTTGAACCGGGAGGTTTGGAAGTAGGAAGAAACCATGTAGTGGGGAAATCCACCCGTAACGTCAACGGCCAGGACATCACCTGGTACCAATTCCGTATTCCCGTCAGACAGCCTGACAATGTCCAGGGGGACATTTCAGGTTTTAAGTCCTTGCGGTTTCTCCGAACATACCTGACCGACTTCGAGCAGCCAGTAGTATTGAGAATGGCCCAGTTCAGGATGGTCGGCAGCCAATGGCGGACTTTCCGTGAATCACTCTATGAGCGGGGACTCTTTGAAGTACCTGAACCAGATGTGTCCAATATGACCGTGGGCGTGGTCAATATCGAAGAAAATGGCCAGGGAAATTCCAGGCAAAGCCCTTATGTCCTTCCTCCGGGCATCAACCGCGATCGGGACAACACCTCCACCGTGGAGCGGCAGCTCAATGAACAGTCGCTCAGCCTGTGCATAGACAACCTTCAAAGCCGCGATGCCCGGGCGGTATTTAAGAACAGCAACCTGGATTTGGTACAGTATGGAAGGCTTAAGATGTTTTTCCATGCTGACAGTGAAGACGCTTTGGATGGGGAACTTACTGCTTTTTTACGGCTGGGAACAGATTACACGGACAACTACTATGAGATCGAAGTACCGCTGAACATCACACCAAAAGGCACCCGTGATCCCAGCCAAATCTGGCCAAGTGCCAATGAAATAGACATCGCTATCGAGGAAATCGTAGGGGTAAAATCTGCAAGGGACAATAACCAGCATCCCCAAAACCTCCCCTATACCGAACAGGTCAGGCAGTATAATGTAACGGTAGTGGGCCGGCCGGAACTAAACTATGTCCAGGGATTGATGATCGGTGTACGAAACCCGGCATCTACTGGAAGCGCCAGCAAATCCATCTGTGTCTGGGCAAATGAGCTGAGGGTGGTTGATTTCAACAAATCCAATGGCTGGGCGGCCAATGCACGCCTGAATGCCAAAATTGCTGATGTGGCTACCATTTCCAGCAGCATCCGCCACAATACCTTTGGGTTCGGTGGTCTGGAAACGCGGCTTTCTGAAAGGTCCCGGGAGTCCACCACACAGTATGACGTTTCTGCAAACGTCCAAGTGGACAGATTACTCCCAGCAGGATTAAACCTGAGCATTCCTATGTACGTCAGCATGGAAAACAGCACCACAAAACCGCAGTTCGATCCGTTAAATCCTGATGTTCCATTTGAGCTTGCCTTGAGCAAATTCCGGACTAACTCCGAACGGGAAGCCTATCGTGACCTGGTACTCGATCAAGTCAAGCGCCGTAATATCAGCTTCTCCAATGTACGAAAGCTGCCCGGTGAAAAGAAAGAGAAAAACCACATTTATGACCTGTCGAATTTTTCCTTTTCCTACGCCTACGGGATCGTAAAGCAAAGTAATATCAACACCGAGGATTATACTTATGAATCATACCGCGGCAATATTTCTTATAATTATGCTCCCAATCCGGTGGTCGTGGAGCCGTTTAAAAATTGGGGAATATTCAAAAGCCCCCATCTTCAGCTGATACGGGACTTTAACCTTAACCTGGCCCCCAGTCAGGTCACCGCGAGCCTGGATGTAGACAGAAAATTCATGCGCACCCAGTATCGAAATGACCAGCTGACCACCGATGGGGTAGATCCTCTTTTCCAGAAGAGCTTTTATATCAACCGCTTTTTTGGCCTCAACTGGGACTTAACACAGAACCTGAGCTTTGACTATCGTGCAAATGTCAATGCCATCGTGGACGAGCCACAGGGCGATCTGGACACGGAAACCAAGCAGGATTCGGTTAAAAACAACTTCAAAAAATTGGGAAGGCCTACCAATTACAACCACTCCTTCATTGCCAATTATACCATACCGCTGGACAAGGTACCGGCGCTGGATTGGATAAGTGCCGATTTCAGGTACGAAGCCACTTACAGTTGGCTTACCGGTTCCATTGGCCAAAGGGATACCCTGGGAAATGTGATCCAAAATACCAGAAACAGGACATTGAACGGAAAAATGGACTTTGTAGGGCTCTATAACAAGTCTGCCAAATTGCGCGCACTGAACGCTCCAAAACGGCCAAGCATTCCAGGTCAAAAAGAAAACCAGCAAGACAGCATCACCACCGATGGCTTTGGCAACGGACTCCTGAAATTTGCCATGATGCTGAAAGAAATCTCCGGTCAATACAGTATTACCGAAGGGACCTTTTTGCCCGGCTATATGGAAAACACCGGATTGTTCGGGCTGGACAGGAGTTTTATGAATCCGGGACTTGGCTTCCTGTTTGGTAGCCAAAATGCGGACATCCGCTATGACCTTGCCAACAGGGGTGTCATGGCCCCCAGTTCGGAACTCACACAGGCATTCCGGCAAAACCAGGTGAAAAACCTGCAGGTTCAAGCCATCCTGGAACCCACGCGGGATTTTAGGATCACCTTGGACATGAGAAAAAGGGAAACGGGCCAATACAGTGAAATTTTCCGTAGCGAAAGTGAGACCAGCAGTGACTATCTCTCGGTAAACCCTAATCGGTTGGGAGCCTATAACATCACTTACAATATGATCAAGACCACATTTGCCAAGGATGATGCTGATAACAATTCTCCACTATTTGATGATTTTGAGTCCTATCGGTCCGTGATCAAAGGCAGACTGGATGCTTTCAATCCAGGGGGAGAATACAATATCAATGGGCAAGATGTACTGGTCCCCGCTTTTCTGGCGGCCTACAGTGGCAAGTCTCCCCAAGAAATCCCATTGAACCCATTTCCTAAGTTCCCACTGCCCAATTGGCGTGTGGAATACAGAGGGCTTTCCCGCTTGTCCCTGTTTGAAGAAAGTTTCAGCTCCATCAACCTGACACACAACTATACCTCCACGTACGATGTGAGCAATTTCTCTTCTTCCCTACTCTACCAAAATGGCCTGGAACTGTACAATAAGCTTGAAAATTATCCGGCTGCCAGCATGACCGATGAGTATGGCAGTTATATTCCGGTATTTATCCTTAACCAAGTGGTCCTATCCGAACGGTTTGGCCCATTCATTGGCGTGGACATCCTGACCAAAAACCGGATGAACATCTCATTTGAGTTCAACAAAGAAAGGGCCATCGGGCTCAACTTTTCCAACGCCCAGGTTACCGAACAAAAAAGTAAGGATTTTAGGTTTGAGCTGGGCTATACCAAGTCCGGTGTCAAGATCCCTTTCAAGATCCAAGGGCAACAGGAAATACTGGACAATGACCTGGAAATAAGGATCAGCACCAGCATTGTGGATACCCAAACGCTCCAGAGGAAGCTGGAGGAAGGCAGCACCATTACCAATGGCAATGTCAATTTGCAGTTCAGGCCAAGCCTGGGCTATATCATTAACCAAAACCTAAAAGTGACCTTCTACTTTGACAGGACGGTGAACGATCCGCGGATAACCACAGCCTACCGCAGAAGTTCCACGGCCTTTGGAGGACAATTACGATTTAATTTAGGGCAATAG